A part of Melittangium boletus DSM 14713 genomic DNA contains:
- a CDS encoding serine/threonine-protein kinase, which yields MGLVYRLPEIGEMVGGYRIVEKLGSGSYGYVYKAEQAGCFYAVKILRGRLLNDRAKREIGILNHMDHPDVVRFFGCGYWPDPFVGHPYIVMEFAGGRTLETYASEENPSARRSARIVLDIGLTLGEVLRQGVMHRDLKPDNVIIRDGNARPLLIDFGVSTLTGLPAPTSSRLPPGTIEFRAPEAWRFSRENDSGSYDYSPADELWALGVSFYWLLTDILPFGDREDEEEGGLAERILHQSPVAPHVLNPRVPRALSDICMRMLEKDPAARYESVVEFCAALDAAMANAEADASWDLPLFEPDSPHTRTTEEDPSLVDVDDSKRWLRRWLKKEHQRGRKPPKKVPALAPQAMEKAGEAPAPEAEVVAVVPEQQAPVAAAVPVSEMAPPEPVPPPASQAPAPFEAPRAAAAPTRPVSRRRSRFAAAVGFAVVALGAFLFATSLPTGSGSAPLHTSSEAAPTQQAGPGREVAQPAKPLDPPSGEGAEPAMGSISAPVMITMLRKDDSSEKLQEKKTKVLGRAGKALGSAALCTALSGCPAPQVRPTPEPAPCPAGSVEAMADKLGVRVGQSVSAYLNLEGSAQVITVHEGSASAQLGPRRVGESGGRIFLSGTLTIGEGRVYGRFTEARDLLGDGQPFPVCFEMSDGLKGGRGAIIREGGGGPGSARIYSTVDVWAVRSFD from the coding sequence GTGGGATTGGTCTACAGGCTGCCGGAAATCGGAGAGATGGTCGGGGGCTACCGCATCGTCGAGAAGCTCGGCAGCGGGAGCTACGGCTACGTCTACAAGGCCGAGCAGGCCGGATGCTTCTACGCCGTCAAGATCCTCCGGGGCCGCCTGTTGAATGATCGGGCCAAGCGCGAGATCGGCATCCTGAACCACATGGATCATCCTGACGTCGTCCGCTTCTTCGGATGCGGATACTGGCCGGATCCATTCGTCGGTCACCCCTACATCGTCATGGAGTTCGCCGGGGGCCGGACCCTGGAGACGTATGCCTCGGAGGAGAATCCCTCGGCTCGTAGGTCCGCGCGCATCGTGCTGGATATCGGCCTGACGCTCGGGGAAGTCCTCCGGCAAGGCGTCATGCACAGGGATCTCAAGCCCGATAACGTCATCATTCGGGATGGGAACGCGAGACCGCTGCTGATCGACTTCGGAGTGAGCACGCTCACGGGGCTCCCAGCCCCCACAAGTTCGCGCCTTCCGCCGGGAACCATCGAGTTTCGCGCGCCGGAGGCGTGGCGCTTCAGCAGGGAGAACGATTCCGGGAGCTACGACTACAGCCCAGCGGACGAGCTTTGGGCCCTTGGAGTGTCGTTCTATTGGCTGCTGACGGACATCCTTCCGTTCGGAGACCGGGAGGACGAAGAAGAGGGCGGGCTCGCAGAGCGCATCCTCCATCAGAGTCCTGTTGCACCGCACGTCCTCAATCCCCGCGTGCCGCGAGCGCTCTCCGACATCTGCATGCGGATGTTGGAGAAGGACCCGGCGGCACGTTACGAGAGCGTGGTCGAGTTCTGCGCGGCACTCGATGCGGCCATGGCCAACGCCGAGGCCGATGCAAGCTGGGACCTCCCGCTGTTCGAGCCGGACTCGCCCCACACCAGGACGACCGAGGAAGATCCCTCGCTGGTGGATGTGGACGACTCGAAGCGCTGGCTTCGACGTTGGCTGAAGAAAGAGCATCAGAGAGGCCGGAAGCCACCAAAGAAGGTTCCGGCTCTTGCTCCCCAGGCCATGGAGAAGGCCGGAGAAGCACCCGCGCCCGAGGCCGAAGTTGTCGCCGTCGTGCCGGAACAGCAAGCTCCCGTTGCTGCTGCTGTCCCTGTCTCAGAGATGGCTCCACCGGAGCCGGTTCCGCCTCCTGCATCCCAAGCCCCGGCCCCTTTCGAAGCGCCACGAGCGGCAGCAGCTCCGACCCGTCCGGTGTCGCGTCGTCGTTCTCGCTTCGCAGCAGCGGTGGGGTTCGCGGTTGTGGCGCTCGGCGCGTTCCTGTTCGCAACCTCGCTGCCCACTGGTTCTGGGTCGGCTCCACTCCACACGTCATCCGAGGCCGCTCCCACTCAACAAGCCGGGCCCGGTCGTGAAGTGGCGCAACCCGCGAAGCCGCTGGATCCTCCAAGCGGAGAAGGCGCCGAGCCCGCGATGGGTTCCATCTCTGCGCCCGTAATGATCACGATGCTTCGCAAAGACGACAGCAGCGAGAAGCTCCAGGAGAAGAAGACGAAGGTTCTCGGACGCGCGGGCAAGGCCCTTGGTTCAGCGGCCCTCTGTACGGCGCTGTCTGGCTGCCCAGCGCCGCAGGTCCGCCCGACCCCCGAGCCTGCTCCATGCCCGGCTGGTTCGGTCGAGGCCATGGCCGACAAGCTGGGCGTCCGCGTCGGGCAAAGCGTCAGCGCCTACCTCAATCTGGAAGGCAGCGCCCAAGTCATCACTGTTCACGAAGGCTCCGCCTCCGCCCAGTTGGGGCCCCGCCGAGTGGGTGAGTCAGGAGGCCGCATCTTCCTGTCCGGGACCCTCACTATTGGCGAGGGGCGCGTATACGGTCGGTTCACCGAAGCGCGCGACCTGTTGGGGGATGGGCAGCCGTTCCCGGTGTGCTTCGAGATGTCGGACGGCTTAAAGGGCGGCAGAGGCGCCATCATCCGAGAGGGAGGTGGAGGTCCGGGTTCTGCGCGGATCTACTCCACGGTGGACGTGTGGGCCGTCCGCAGCTTCGACTGA
- a CDS encoding DUF2381 family protein: MFASSSAALLMLLLVAGSSATAKTCPPPGETEDRCIELTADGTKEVSEVQISPGQPSTFIFDSDLRADGLTLEGRERFEVADPGKRTLTLVPSEEIRGEKPSKVTVCFADDAAPACASFRLIVHPAIGERHVRIFRHPRPVESVQADLKKSYEENARLRAENDRLRAERDRPDGLTGLFASGMMDEKGIPCSKVDFILRPKAALSAGRVITCRTPGRMLVQVELKAPDGAAPWMTQGAKLVGPKGEELEGSIWQPRPLLPGQPLTLYIEVQTEDVQTAGPFVLKLWETDGPRTVTLGNVTFPALTEGPGL, encoded by the coding sequence GTGTTTGCTTCATCGTCTGCTGCGTTGCTGATGCTGCTGCTTGTCGCGGGGAGTTCGGCCACCGCGAAGACGTGCCCTCCGCCAGGGGAGACGGAAGACCGCTGCATCGAGCTGACGGCGGACGGCACCAAAGAAGTTTCCGAGGTACAGATCAGCCCGGGACAGCCCTCCACCTTTATTTTCGACTCGGACTTACGAGCGGACGGGCTGACACTGGAAGGACGTGAGCGCTTCGAGGTCGCGGACCCTGGGAAGCGCACCCTGACGCTCGTTCCCTCCGAAGAGATACGCGGTGAGAAGCCCAGCAAAGTGACGGTGTGCTTCGCGGATGACGCGGCTCCTGCTTGCGCATCCTTCCGGCTGATCGTTCATCCCGCGATAGGGGAGCGGCACGTGAGGATCTTCCGTCATCCGCGTCCAGTGGAGTCCGTCCAAGCCGATTTGAAGAAGTCCTACGAGGAGAACGCGAGACTGCGCGCGGAGAACGATCGGCTGCGCGCGGAGCGGGACAGACCGGATGGACTCACTGGCCTGTTCGCTTCCGGCATGATGGACGAGAAGGGCATCCCCTGCTCGAAAGTCGATTTCATCCTCCGCCCCAAAGCGGCGCTGTCAGCGGGACGGGTCATCACTTGCCGGACTCCTGGGAGAATGCTCGTGCAGGTGGAGTTGAAGGCTCCGGATGGCGCGGCCCCCTGGATGACCCAAGGAGCGAAGCTCGTAGGTCCGAAGGGTGAAGAACTGGAGGGTTCCATCTGGCAGCCAAGGCCCCTTCTTCCAGGTCAACCGCTCACTCTCTACATCGAAGTGCAGACCGAGGACGTACAGACCGCTGGCCCCTTCGTCCTGAAACTCTGGGAGACAGATGGACCGCGTACAGTCACACTCGGCAACGTGACCTTCCCGGCTCTGACTGAGGGGCCGGGGCTTTGA
- a CDS encoding helix-turn-helix domain-containing protein, translating into MTAPTEGTPPAPEWLPVPEAAAAAGVPVRSLYRWIEKKRVPTRQERGTTVVDVAAVCAYAARRAALKASGARAGIADTSAVTAPTVRPVGTGDAGSDRARGIERTGASGTPPTVTRPALTTSGNATPATSDAELAAEVFTRFEEGDTPVDVVREMRIPPERVRALHREWTELRAMGGGGGPSITDRLAELESRLKELTETLPFEVMSVEVNANNAIGRLEGRLEVLERRVAGSSVPPPGFNFGPRR; encoded by the coding sequence ATGACGGCGCCCACCGAAGGGACGCCCCCTGCCCCTGAGTGGTTGCCAGTCCCGGAGGCTGCTGCCGCTGCCGGGGTTCCGGTGCGCTCCCTGTATCGCTGGATCGAGAAGAAGCGCGTGCCGACCCGCCAGGAACGCGGGACGACCGTTGTAGACGTGGCTGCTGTCTGTGCGTACGCGGCACGACGTGCCGCCCTCAAGGCGTCCGGGGCTCGTGCCGGGATTGCCGACACCAGCGCCGTCACCGCGCCGACAGTCCGGCCTGTTGGGACAGGTGACGCTGGCAGTGACAGAGCCCGTGGCATCGAGAGAACCGGAGCCAGCGGCACGCCACCGACTGTCACGAGACCGGCCCTGACAACGAGCGGCAACGCCACTCCGGCTACCTCTGACGCCGAACTTGCTGCCGAGGTTTTCACCCGCTTCGAAGAGGGAGACACGCCCGTTGATGTCGTTCGGGAGATGCGGATCCCACCGGAACGTGTCCGCGCTCTGCACCGGGAGTGGACGGAGCTTCGCGCCATGGGCGGAGGTGGCGGGCCCTCCATCACGGATCGGCTGGCCGAACTGGAAAGCCGCCTGAAGGAACTGACGGAGACACTGCCCTTCGAGGTGATGAGCGTAGAGGTCAACGCGAATAACGCTATCGGGCGGTTGGAAGGCCGACTCGAAGTTCTGGAGCGCCGGGTGGCTGGTTCATCTGTTCCGCCGCCGGGATTCAACTTCGGACCCCGCCGATAA